In the Gammaproteobacteria bacterium genome, GCATGGGCAAGCTCAGCGGGATCGGATGTTCGTCCAAGACGCCGGCGTACTTTGCGGCCTCCTCCCACGGCTTCAACTCGGTCCACGGGCGTATGCCATCGGTATCCACCGGCGCCGCCGCGGTCAATGGCCGACTCCAGTACATCGGAATATCAGGCGACGGCGATTCGCTGTCCATCGGGGTCGGTCAGTTCGTTCACGCCATGCGCCGCAACCTCAACATGCTGTACCTGATCGAGGACAACGGCGTCTACGGACTCACCAAGGGACAGTTTTCCGCCTCCGCCGACACCGGCAGCACCGCCAAGCGCGGCGAAGTGAACGAACAGCAGGCCATCGATCCCTGCCTGCTCGCGATTGCCTCGGGTTGCGGCTTCGTGGCCCGCGGATTTTCCGGAGACCGCTCACAACTGGTGCCGCTGCTCAAGGCCGGACTGTCGCACCGCGGATTCGCGATGATCGACGTGATTTCACCCTGCGTCACGTTCAACGACCACGAGGGCTCGACCAAGAGCTACCGCTTTACGCGCGAGAATGCGTATCCGATCGGCCACACGGACTTCATTCCGCCTGAAGTCGAAATCAAGGCCGAAATCGGCGTGGGCGAGGCGCAGCAGGTTCAGCTGCACGGCGGAGGCAGCATCCTGCTGCGCAGACTGGACCAGGATTACGATGCAAGCGACCGGAGTGCGGCCCTGGCTTATCTGAGCCGCCGCCAGGGTAATGGAGAGGTGGCTACCGGCCTGCTGTTCGTGGAGGAAGGCGGCGCGGACATGCATGAACTCGCGCGATTGGGCGAAACGCCGCTGGCGGACTTGCCGTACGATCGGCTTTGTCCGGGCTCAGGCGCACTGGCGAACTTGCAGGACCGCTTGCGCTAGTTGATTTCCGAGGGCGGGACGCCCTCGTTCCCAGCGGGGGGTTTTTCGGGCAGGGGTGGACAGCGCACCCAGGCGTCCAGTGCAACGGACGTCTGCGCGCTCGTTTGCTTACCCGTCGACGCCCGGCATACCAGGACGCCCTGCGCGGTGAACTTCGACTTCAGCCGCAGCACCGGTCCGGGAGCGACGACGGGCTCGGGACAGAAGAGTTCCGGCCTCAGGCCACGCAACTGCCGGGCAGGAACCCGAACGGAAAACACCCTGCGCCCGGTGTCTTCCTCCGCCGAAAAAGCGGCGCGCACCGTCGTATCGGAGATGGAAACCTGCAGATGCCCTCCCGTGGTGTCGGGCGGGCAATCGAAGTCGGCAGTCACTGAAAACGAGTGCTCTTCGGCCGTTTCCCCCGCCACCCAAACAGGCGCGTTTGCGGGGGGTTCGTTGTCTGTAGCGGGGAGGTAGGGACCTTGCAGAAGTGAGAGCAGAGCGGTGGCCAGTACGGATGTCATCGCACCGCAGGAGAGCTCAGGCGGAAAAGCTCGAACCGCACCCGCATGTGCTCTGGGCGTTCGGATTGCGGATTACGAAGCGTGCGCCGCTCAAGTCGTCCTTGAAGTCGATCTCGGCGCCTTCCAGGTACTGCAGGCTGGTGGGGTCCACCAGGAGGGTTACGCCCAGCTGCTCCACCGAAGCGTCGCCTTCCTCGCGTCGGTCGTCGAAGGTGAACCCGTACTGAAAGCCGGAACAGCCTCCACCGGAGATATAGACCCGCAGCATCAGCGCGGAGTTGTCTTCTTCCTGCAGCAGCTGTCCCACCTTGCGGGCCGCGGCCTCGGTAAAGACCAGCGGAGCGCTGTCCTGTTCTTGGCCGTAAATCTGCGGTTCCATGCCCGTTTCTCAAGTCAGCGACGGTTGCATTCGACTCGTCGAAGTCGACTCCGAGCCAGGTCCGGGCCCAGCCGCGCTACCGGCCGAATCCGCGGAACCGACCAGCAACTGGCCCATTACGACGGCGCCTTTTTCTATTTCGATCTGCCCGTACGCAATCGAACCCTCGATGCGCGCGGTCGATTTAAGGGTTACCGTTCCGCTGCAGCGCAGGTCGCCCACGATCGTGCCCTGGACCAGCATGCGCGCGGCCCTGGCGTTGCCCTCGATGCGCCCGGTCTGCGCGACGGCGAGTTCGCTCTTCTTGTCGTCCGTCGCCGACACGTCGCCCTTGACGGTCCCGGCCACGTGACAGCCCCGGTCGAAAATCAGGTTGCCGGTAACGGTGGCGTCACTTCCGACCAGAGTCGTAACCGCGTTGTTCAGTCGATTCTTCATGTCCTTGGCGCCAGCGGCGCCCACGGAAATTCACGTTCAAAGCTGTGCTGTTCTTCCGGGCTGGGCGTTACGCGTACCCGGATTTTGC is a window encoding:
- a CDS encoding polymer-forming cytoskeletal protein; translation: MKNRLNNAVTTLVGSDATVTGNLIFDRGCHVAGTVKGDVSATDDKKSELAVAQTGRIEGNARAARMLVQGTIVGDLRCSGTVTLKSTARIEGSIAYGQIEIEKGAVVMGQLLVGSADSAGSAAGPGPGSESTSTSRMQPSLT
- a CDS encoding 2-oxoacid:ferredoxin oxidoreductase subunit beta, producing the protein MSYIARPKVSHPALARNELGLTMRDYEGGMSTLCAGCGHDSITGALIQAVFELSIPPHRMGKLSGIGCSSKTPAYFAASSHGFNSVHGRMPSVSTGAAAVNGRLQYIGISGDGDSLSIGVGQFVHAMRRNLNMLYLIEDNGVYGLTKGQFSASADTGSTAKRGEVNEQQAIDPCLLAIASGCGFVARGFSGDRSQLVPLLKAGLSHRGFAMIDVISPCVTFNDHEGSTKSYRFTRENAYPIGHTDFIPPEVEIKAEIGVGEAQQVQLHGGGSILLRRLDQDYDASDRSAALAYLSRRQGNGEVATGLLFVEEGGADMHELARLGETPLADLPYDRLCPGSGALANLQDRLR
- the erpA gene encoding iron-sulfur cluster insertion protein ErpA encodes the protein MEPQIYGQEQDSAPLVFTEAAARKVGQLLQEEDNSALMLRVYISGGGCSGFQYGFTFDDRREEGDASVEQLGVTLLVDPTSLQYLEGAEIDFKDDLSGARFVIRNPNAQSTCGCGSSFSA